A genomic stretch from Candidatus Zixiibacteriota bacterium includes:
- a CDS encoding SLC13 family permease, whose protein sequence is MNDVAESIRSIPIFSGLSREDIAKILGKMDEVSLGPGVTVFAQGDEGDAFYLIQSGAVQVVIAGPSGRSEIIAVLGPQDWFGEMALLSGEPRSATIVTIKDTALWKLSRDAWNELIEKHPTWLLRFCATLSKRLSRADQQYSTGREAFNSLAEEFYASRPAEEQAFLRRASLLNTIDPATVGELIGTQSAAVFLPDLQRTLLPLIRPLDSTSYELHDFFRQFLKEKLVAVEGPQARRELHAGIAQRYEELGQWQEAIHHAVEIQDWERVIRLVTAQADMLLDSAPVFLKETLDRLPRDRFFATPQLVHAKAGAMAHLGDLPGAFRTYREVLSQLAQGSVGAEVASRYLGMADALSQRQEYTQAISCLRSALQLVEHEVARSADYPPDGYTEAGGPLATVVPKSGARVRALLSRLLGPSTDWLRRSSFSKAFGAALGLGVWAYLWFAEPDIGLDLGATKLLGLLSLTLIYWVFWVLPDYGVALIFALGLILARLASPESVLGGFASTTWFMTLAVLGLGAAITGSGLFYRLSLHLVRLFPLNFYWQVFATGLMGVVVMALIPQQTARTAITSQMLVNLSESLGYKTPSRASTGLFAASFLGLGQLGFLFLTGSTTSLIAWGLLPNDVRAQFTWGYWFVAALPPTLVVIAVILLCIAVLFRPEVQPRISYRMVTTQLDVLGPLSHREWVSFAVLCFTVAGWLTVSYHGIDGAWIALIGFAVLVNTGALGWGILRKGIDWELLIYMGVTLSIPSLLTRARIDQWLVDLISPLITPFLENPAMLFIAIALLTYALKLFFTSFLTVVTLSVALIPLSVDIGMSPWVIAMIILMASEVWFFPFQVDWHTLAYSTSERKGFSYPFMCRLNPFYALAYIAAMIAAIPYWRYLGLMG, encoded by the coding sequence ATGAACGATGTCGCCGAAAGCATACGAAGCATTCCGATCTTCTCGGGGCTTTCGCGCGAAGACATCGCCAAGATCCTCGGCAAGATGGACGAGGTCTCGCTCGGCCCGGGCGTGACCGTATTTGCCCAGGGAGACGAAGGCGACGCCTTCTACCTGATCCAGTCGGGAGCCGTCCAGGTGGTCATTGCGGGACCGAGCGGAAGATCGGAGATCATCGCGGTCCTGGGACCGCAGGACTGGTTCGGCGAGATGGCGCTGCTATCGGGGGAGCCCCGTTCGGCCACGATCGTCACAATCAAAGACACCGCCCTCTGGAAGCTCAGCCGCGACGCGTGGAACGAGCTGATCGAGAAACACCCCACCTGGCTGCTTCGATTCTGCGCCACCCTCAGCAAGCGGCTTTCCAGGGCGGACCAGCAATATTCCACCGGGCGCGAGGCGTTCAATTCGCTCGCCGAGGAATTTTACGCGTCGCGCCCCGCCGAAGAGCAGGCGTTCTTACGCCGCGCCTCGCTCCTCAACACCATCGATCCCGCCACCGTCGGCGAGCTGATCGGGACGCAGAGCGCGGCCGTATTTCTCCCCGACCTCCAGAGAACCCTGCTTCCCCTGATCCGCCCGTTAGACTCCACCAGCTACGAGCTGCACGATTTTTTTCGCCAGTTTCTCAAGGAAAAGCTGGTTGCGGTCGAAGGGCCGCAGGCCAGGCGGGAGCTCCATGCGGGGATCGCGCAGAGGTACGAGGAGCTGGGCCAGTGGCAGGAGGCGATCCACCACGCGGTCGAAATCCAGGACTGGGAGCGGGTGATCCGGCTCGTCACGGCTCAGGCCGACATGCTCCTCGACAGCGCTCCCGTGTTCTTGAAGGAGACCCTTGACCGCCTGCCGCGAGACCGCTTTTTCGCCACGCCGCAACTCGTCCACGCAAAAGCCGGCGCCATGGCCCATCTGGGCGATCTGCCCGGCGCTTTTCGAACGTACCGGGAGGTCCTGTCGCAACTGGCCCAGGGATCCGTCGGAGCCGAGGTCGCAAGCCGCTATCTGGGGATGGCGGATGCGCTCTCCCAGCGACAGGAATACACCCAGGCGATCAGCTGCCTGCGAAGCGCCCTGCAGCTCGTCGAGCACGAAGTAGCGCGCTCCGCGGACTATCCGCCCGACGGGTACACGGAGGCCGGCGGGCCGCTGGCCACGGTCGTGCCGAAGTCGGGCGCACGGGTGCGCGCGCTCTTGTCGAGGCTGCTCGGCCCGTCCACCGACTGGCTCAGACGCTCCTCTTTCAGTAAAGCCTTCGGGGCGGCCCTCGGCCTGGGCGTTTGGGCTTATCTCTGGTTCGCGGAGCCGGACATCGGTCTTGACCTCGGCGCCACCAAGCTTCTCGGACTGCTGTCCCTGACGCTGATCTACTGGGTTTTTTGGGTGCTCCCCGATTATGGCGTCGCGCTGATTTTCGCCCTGGGGCTGATCCTCGCCCGTCTCGCTTCCCCCGAAAGCGTACTGGGAGGGTTCGCCTCGACCACCTGGTTCATGACGCTCGCTGTGCTCGGGCTGGGAGCCGCGATCACGGGATCCGGGCTCTTCTATCGCCTCTCTCTCCATCTGGTGCGGCTGTTCCCGCTCAACTTCTACTGGCAGGTCTTCGCCACGGGACTGATGGGAGTGGTCGTCATGGCGCTCATCCCGCAGCAGACCGCCCGGACGGCCATCACGAGCCAGATGCTCGTCAATCTCTCCGAGAGCCTCGGCTACAAAACCCCGTCACGGGCCTCCACCGGCTTGTTCGCCGCCAGCTTTCTCGGTCTCGGACAGCTCGGCTTTCTCTTTCTCACCGGATCGACCACGAGCCTGATCGCCTGGGGCCTCTTGCCCAACGACGTGCGCGCGCAGTTCACCTGGGGCTACTGGTTCGTCGCCGCGCTCCCGCCGACACTGGTCGTGATCGCGGTGATCCTGCTCTGCATCGCGGTTCTGTTCCGCCCTGAAGTTCAGCCTCGCATCTCGTACAGGATGGTGACAACGCAGCTCGACGTCCTCGGGCCGCTCTCCCACAGGGAATGGGTGAGCTTCGCCGTCCTGTGCTTTACCGTGGCCGGCTGGCTTACGGTTTCCTATCACGGGATCGACGGCGCCTGGATCGCTTTGATCGGCTTTGCCGTCCTGGTCAACACGGGGGCGCTGGGTTGGGGAATCCTGCGAAAGGGAATCGACTGGGAGCTGCTCATCTACATGGGGGTGACGCTGAGCATTCCGAGCCTCCTCACCCGGGCGCGGATCGACCAGTGGCTGGTCGATCTGATCTCGCCGCTGATCACGCCGTTTCTCGAAAACCCGGCCATGCTCTTCATCGCGATCGCGCTGCTGACCTACGCCCTGAAGCTTTTCTTCACCAGTTTTCTCACGGTCGTCACGCTGTCGGTCGCGCTGATTCCCCTCTCGGTCGACATCGGCATGAGCCCGTGGGTGATCGCCATGATCATTCTCATGGCGTCCGAGGTCTGGTTTTTCCCGTTCCAGGTCGACTGGCATACGCTCGCCTACTCGACCTCCGAAAGGAAAGGCTTCAGCTACCCGTTCATGTGCCGTCTCAACCCTTTCTACGCCCTGGCCTACATCGCGGCGATGATCGCGGCGATCCCCTACTGGCGATACCTGGGGTTGATGGGGTAG
- a CDS encoding response regulator, translating to MAGKILIVDDEPFNLDLLEQELAEQGYAIERAADGIEALEKIPRFLPDLILLDYMMPRMNGIEVLKRLRADDTFKGIPVVLLTAKATQEDKVRGLDAGAEDYVVKPFDSVELLARVRAMLRLKQMHDALQEWNRTLTDRVARQVEELQRMNRLKRYLSPQVADTILREDQDLFKSHRREITVVFLDLRGFTAFSEGAEPEEVMEVLRHYHAEMGKLIFEFGGTLERFAGDGIMVFFNDPIPCRDHTEKAARMSLAMRARRRAAPRMAQERL from the coding sequence ATGGCGGGAAAGATCCTCATCGTCGACGACGAGCCGTTCAACCTCGATCTCCTCGAGCAGGAGCTGGCCGAGCAGGGATACGCGATCGAAAGGGCTGCCGACGGCATCGAGGCTCTGGAAAAAATCCCGCGCTTCCTTCCCGACCTCATCCTGCTCGACTACATGATGCCCCGAATGAACGGCATCGAGGTCCTCAAGCGCCTCAGGGCCGACGATACCTTCAAGGGAATTCCCGTGGTCCTGCTCACCGCCAAGGCGACACAGGAGGACAAGGTCCGCGGCCTCGACGCGGGCGCCGAGGACTACGTCGTCAAGCCGTTCGATTCGGTCGAGCTCCTGGCTCGGGTTCGCGCCATGCTGCGCCTCAAGCAAATGCACGACGCGCTCCAGGAATGGAACCGGACCCTCACGGACAGGGTTGCCCGGCAGGTCGAAGAGCTGCAGCGGATGAACCGTCTCAAACGCTACCTCTCACCTCAGGTGGCCGACACGATCCTCAGGGAGGACCAGGATCTCTTCAAGAGCCACCGGCGCGAGATCACCGTGGTTTTCCTCGATCTGCGCGGGTTTACGGCGTTCTCGGAGGGCGCGGAGCCCGAAGAGGTGATGGAGGTCCTGCGCCACTACCACGCGGAGATGGGAAAGCTGATCTTCGAGTTCGGCGGCACGCTCGAGCGCTTTGCGGGCGACGGTATCATGGTGTTTTTCAACGACCCGATTCCCTGCCGGGATCATACGGAAAAGGCCGCGCGCATGTCGCTCGCCATGCGCGCGCGTCGGCGAGCTGCGCCGAGAATGGCTCAAGAACGGCTATGA
- a CDS encoding adenylate/guanylate cyclase domain-containing protein produces MMSRLLKALPFGLAVGAAGLVLSFLQPAHDLEEDLGLGLLFKLRGMRSAPADALIVSIDKESSERLNVPENPDKWPRSLHARLTERLAGQGAKVIVFDVHFLEPRAEQDDRAFAAAVRKAGNVVIADALSAREIPVSGSAAAATAEHAIVRVVRPFAPFAQAAAATAPFVLPRIPFKVNQYWTFQSSAGDAPTFPVVAFQLFTIELYRDLRRLLEKFAPEGASRLPADLQAAVAERNVRRAIRDIRALFESDSSLAPRILAELELSGGGETGKAGLLKSLVKVYGGADRRYLNYYGPPRTVKTIPYYRAIDPADIEPGADFRGKAVFVGLSERLLAERKDSFYTVFSQANGLFIGGVEIAATAFLNMLEDRAVVPIPSRLYFAVLLVWGIAAGTICRLSSMAVGAVAVVAGSGLYLFAAAGQFATHGLWYPIAIPLFVQAPLGFFGAVLWNYIETNKERQHIRKALAYYVPDEVVDQLAKNIVDMKSGGQTVFGACLFADIAGYTTLSERLSPQQLRDVMHRYFEAAFEPVKRHGGLVVNLKGDSFLAIWKAVKEDPGLRRRACLAALDVAEAVRRFNASLADLDLPTRVGVHSGQIFLGNIGAGDHYEYGPTGDTVNTASRMDGLNKYLGTEVLASQEIVDGLDGLFTRELGKFRLKGKAQPIVVHELLGLAEQASEKERRRRETFAGALRAFRDRSWENARMKFHQSMEMAKPAGPERFYLELCDRFEKSPPEEPWDGVVVLEEK; encoded by the coding sequence ATGATGTCTCGCCTTCTCAAAGCGCTCCCCTTCGGCCTCGCGGTGGGCGCGGCGGGGCTGGTGCTGAGTTTTCTCCAGCCGGCGCACGACCTCGAAGAGGACCTCGGGCTCGGGCTGCTCTTCAAGCTGCGGGGAATGCGATCCGCTCCTGCAGATGCCCTGATCGTCAGCATCGACAAGGAATCTTCCGAGCGACTGAACGTGCCCGAGAACCCCGACAAGTGGCCCCGTTCCCTGCACGCCCGGCTGACCGAGAGGCTCGCGGGGCAAGGGGCGAAGGTGATCGTTTTCGACGTCCATTTCCTGGAGCCGCGCGCCGAACAGGACGATCGCGCCTTCGCCGCCGCCGTGCGCAAAGCGGGAAACGTCGTGATCGCGGACGCCCTGAGCGCGCGGGAAATCCCGGTTTCAGGAAGCGCCGCGGCCGCCACCGCGGAGCACGCGATCGTCAGGGTTGTAAGACCCTTCGCGCCGTTCGCGCAGGCCGCGGCAGCCACCGCCCCGTTCGTTTTGCCGCGGATCCCGTTCAAGGTGAACCAGTACTGGACCTTCCAGAGCAGCGCCGGCGACGCCCCCACCTTTCCGGTGGTCGCGTTTCAACTTTTTACGATCGAGCTGTACCGGGATCTGCGGCGCTTGCTCGAGAAATTCGCCCCCGAAGGCGCTTCCCGGCTGCCGGCGGATCTCCAGGCCGCGGTCGCGGAGAGAAACGTGCGGCGAGCGATCCGAGACATCCGTGCGCTCTTCGAAAGCGATTCGTCGCTGGCGCCGAGAATCCTCGCGGAGCTGGAGCTTTCGGGCGGAGGCGAGACTGGAAAAGCCGGCTTGCTCAAATCGCTGGTCAAGGTGTACGGCGGCGCCGACCGCCGCTACCTGAACTACTACGGTCCGCCGCGGACCGTCAAAACGATCCCCTACTACCGTGCAATTGACCCGGCGGACATCGAACCAGGCGCCGATTTCCGGGGAAAGGCGGTCTTCGTCGGCCTTTCCGAAAGGCTTCTCGCGGAACGCAAAGACAGCTTCTACACGGTCTTTTCCCAGGCGAACGGGCTTTTCATCGGCGGCGTCGAAATCGCCGCGACCGCATTTCTCAACATGCTGGAGGACAGAGCCGTCGTCCCGATCCCTTCTCGCCTTTACTTCGCCGTCCTGCTGGTTTGGGGAATCGCCGCAGGCACGATTTGCCGCCTCTCTTCGATGGCCGTCGGCGCAGTCGCTGTCGTCGCCGGAAGCGGCCTGTACTTGTTCGCCGCCGCCGGCCAGTTCGCCACGCACGGCCTCTGGTACCCGATCGCCATCCCTCTGTTCGTGCAGGCGCCGCTGGGGTTTTTCGGCGCCGTGCTGTGGAATTACATCGAGACCAACAAGGAGCGCCAGCACATCCGCAAGGCCCTGGCCTACTACGTGCCGGACGAGGTCGTCGATCAACTGGCGAAGAACATCGTCGACATGAAAAGCGGCGGGCAGACCGTTTTCGGGGCTTGCCTGTTCGCTGACATCGCGGGCTACACGACGCTGTCGGAGAGGCTCTCGCCGCAGCAGCTCCGGGATGTCATGCACAGATATTTCGAAGCGGCCTTCGAGCCGGTCAAGAGGCACGGCGGCCTGGTGGTGAATCTCAAGGGGGATTCGTTCCTCGCGATCTGGAAGGCGGTGAAAGAAGACCCCGGCCTTCGGCGCCGGGCGTGTCTGGCGGCCCTGGACGTCGCCGAGGCCGTCAGGCGGTTCAACGCGTCGCTGGCGGATCTCGATCTGCCCACGCGCGTCGGCGTTCACTCCGGGCAGATCTTTCTGGGAAACATCGGGGCCGGCGACCACTACGAGTACGGACCGACCGGAGACACCGTGAATACCGCCTCGCGGATGGACGGCCTGAACAAATATCTGGGAACGGAAGTGCTCGCCTCGCAAGAAATCGTCGACGGCCTGGACGGACTTTTCACCAGAGAGCTAGGGAAATTCAGGCTCAAGGGCAAAGCCCAGCCGATCGTGGTTCACGAGCTCTTGGGACTTGCTGAGCAAGCGAGCGAAAAGGAGCGGCGCCGCCGCGAGACCTTCGCCGGCGCTTTGCGCGCCTTCCGGGACCGGTCCTGGGAGAACGCGAGGATGAAATTTCACCAGTCCATGGAAATGGCGAAACCAGCCGGTCCCGAACGCTTTTACCTGGAGCTTTGCGACCGATTCGAAAAATCGCCGCCGGAGGAGCCGTGGGACGGCGTTGTCGTGCTCGAGGAGAAGTGA
- a CDS encoding ABC transporter substrate-binding protein — MKTLALALLLLAAPALAGAQARTPPRLGILLPELDRPQSQATKGLREELRKLGYREPRTLLLEIRNTKGDRAALEPAARDLAAAKTDVIFTMGTRATRAAKAATTEIPVVFVHPADPVALGLVKEVGGSGGNLTGVAGFALQATERRLQLLKELIPALRRVVVFYDANDRFSRANYALVAEAAPRLGVDLLGRGVKSTDELRATLGALQTTGGDALFHMPDDLIEGEGDFIFDTARRKKLPSMFHEEVWAIRGATAAYGPDYHEMGRQAAHLVVEIIKGRPPGSLPIQRAGKFELTLNYRTANVIGLRFPPDMLKRADRVIR; from the coding sequence ATGAAAACGCTTGCCCTCGCGCTCCTGTTGCTGGCGGCCCCTGCTCTTGCAGGGGCTCAGGCACGCACGCCGCCGCGTCTGGGGATTCTGCTCCCGGAGCTCGACCGCCCGCAGTCGCAGGCAACCAAGGGATTGCGCGAAGAGCTCCGGAAACTGGGATACCGCGAGCCCCGCACTCTCTTACTGGAAATCCGCAACACCAAAGGCGACCGCGCCGCGCTGGAGCCTGCAGCCCGCGACCTTGCGGCGGCGAAGACGGACGTGATCTTCACCATGGGCACGCGGGCGACCCGAGCGGCAAAGGCGGCCACCACCGAAATTCCCGTGGTCTTCGTCCATCCGGCCGACCCGGTGGCGCTGGGCCTGGTCAAAGAGGTTGGGGGATCGGGAGGAAACCTTACCGGCGTGGCGGGCTTTGCCCTCCAGGCCACGGAAAGACGCCTGCAGCTCCTGAAGGAGCTGATCCCGGCGCTGCGGCGCGTCGTCGTTTTCTATGACGCCAACGACAGGTTCTCGCGCGCCAATTACGCCCTCGTCGCCGAAGCGGCGCCGCGCCTCGGAGTCGATCTCCTGGGGCGCGGGGTCAAGTCGACCGACGAGCTGCGGGCGACGCTGGGCGCGCTTCAAACCACCGGCGGCGACGCTCTCTTTCACATGCCGGACGACCTGATCGAGGGCGAGGGCGATTTTATTTTCGATACGGCGCGGCGGAAGAAGCTGCCTTCGATGTTCCACGAAGAAGTCTGGGCGATCAGGGGGGCGACCGCCGCCTATGGCCCGGACTACCACGAAATGGGGCGCCAGGCCGCGCACCTCGTGGTCGAAATCATCAAAGGCCGTCCCCCCGGGAGCCTGCCGATCCAGCGCGCCGGGAAGTTCGAGCTGACGCTCAACTACCGGACCGCAAACGTCATTGGCCTCCGTTTTCCGCCCGACATGCTGAAAAGAGCCGACCGGGTCATCCGCTGA
- a CDS encoding ABC transporter substrate-binding protein — translation MRLCKPVLGSVLAFLPLCWKFAFAQHEVKVWKIGVLASSSRALNASREEALRAGLRDLGYRENGNVVFEYRYAEGRLERLPALARELVEAGVDVIVVGGTRVAVAARQATATVPIVAAGAGDLVRAGLVKSFTYPGGNVTGVSRRSPDFLGKRLEILKRAVPTIRRAAVLSNAANPAHERTFNEVELGARTLGMTAELVAVRGPGDFDRAFGAIARSADSLFLAADALFNSHIEALVGLAARHRVPAIYPRSDYVEAGGLMSYAVDLNDLARRSAWYIDQIFKGLRPGDLSMTEPIRFEWVIHLGTAAKLGLSMPPEAVARADRVVR, via the coding sequence ATGAGACTCTGCAAGCCGGTCCTGGGGAGTGTCCTGGCGTTCCTCCCGCTCTGCTGGAAGTTCGCTTTCGCGCAGCACGAGGTGAAAGTCTGGAAAATTGGCGTGCTCGCCTCGAGCAGCCGCGCGCTCAACGCCTCCCGCGAGGAAGCTTTACGAGCGGGGCTGCGCGACCTGGGCTATCGCGAGAACGGGAACGTCGTGTTTGAATATCGCTACGCGGAAGGCCGGCTGGAGCGGCTGCCGGCCCTCGCCCGGGAACTGGTGGAGGCCGGAGTCGATGTGATCGTTGTCGGCGGCACCCGGGTCGCCGTGGCCGCCAGACAAGCGACCGCCACGGTTCCGATCGTTGCCGCCGGGGCTGGCGACCTCGTCAGGGCGGGGCTGGTGAAGAGCTTCACCTATCCCGGAGGCAACGTCACGGGCGTGTCCAGGCGCTCCCCCGATTTCCTGGGAAAACGGCTGGAGATCTTGAAGCGCGCGGTTCCGACGATCCGGCGCGCGGCGGTTCTCTCCAACGCCGCCAATCCCGCACACGAGCGGACTTTCAACGAGGTCGAGCTCGGCGCCCGGACGCTCGGCATGACCGCAGAGCTGGTCGCGGTGCGAGGCCCCGGCGATTTCGACCGGGCCTTCGGCGCAATCGCCAGGAGCGCCGACTCGCTGTTCCTGGCCGCCGATGCGCTGTTCAACAGCCACATCGAGGCGCTCGTCGGATTGGCGGCAAGACATCGAGTGCCGGCGATCTATCCGCGAAGCGACTACGTCGAGGCCGGAGGGCTGATGAGCTATGCGGTCGACCTCAATGACCTCGCCCGGCGCTCCGCCTGGTACATCGATCAGATCTTCAAGGGACTCAGGCCCGGCGACTTGTCGATGACCGAGCCGATCAGGTTCGAGTGGGTGATCCACCTCGGAACCGCGGCGAAACTCGGGCTTTCGATGCCGCCCGAAGCGGTCGCGAGGGCCGACAGGGTCGTTCGCTAG